In Rhodamnia argentea isolate NSW1041297 chromosome 5, ASM2092103v1, whole genome shotgun sequence, the DNA window ACTCAAAACCGCAATTAACAATTCTAAACTAGACGAACTTCGAGATTTTAGCGAGGACCACAGAGTATCAAGAGAACTATCCTGCGGAAAATTGGGCAAAAGGACCCCGAAGAAGTTGGTTGCAGCAAAGGTCGAGGGTCCGAAGTGTCTGCATTTGAAAGATTTTAAAAGGAAACTCTCCATGCAACCCACAATAAATCGGACGAAGAGTAGTCGGATTGGGGAATCTAGCGAAGAACTCCGGAACTGTGGTTGACAGGTTGTTGCCATTGAGTTGAATGAATGACAAATTATGAATAGACATGCTCAAGACCTGAAGTTTTTGCACCGAAGAGGACAATGCGTTGCACCATTcaaagcaaaattttttgtagattagtggcgactccaaagtaaaatttattGAGGTGTCTAATCGACATATCGTAAAGAGATTAGCGACCGActccaaagtaaaattttttacataTTAAAGCATAaatcataagttgcgatttgttATGGACTTGATTGAGTCCAAACTAGgttaattgaataattagctCAGTAATGTGAGTAGGTAGACTCCCATAAGAACCGGTAACTTACATTTTCCGACCATCACCGACCGCCGGTGGTGGCGGGCACCACCGAGTCCTTCACCTCTCCTCGCGTCTTTCTCGGTCTCCCACTCTTGATTGAGAATAGGGTAGAGTTACAGGAGTTGATTCcataaagaaataaaggatCCAATTGCACAAACAAAATAAGTGTAGATACTCCGGACGAAGCGGGAGAGAACTAGAGGTAGAGGTTCCCGATAAGAGCGACCTCAACACTCCGGTCGCGAGCTGTACGTGTTGGCGTTGGCTTCTATAGGGGGTCATCGACGTTCCCCCTTCCCAGCGTTCAAACCAAAACAtggcccgaaaaaaaaaaaaaaaaaaaaaagaaaaaactaactACGTAGGCTCCAAAGAATGTCatatccgaaaaaaaaattatttagtgtTTTGCGTGTCGCTCGGCATTCAAAGTGCCGAGCAATGGCGATTTTTCtatcaacattttgatttttgtaatttttttattattttattttacttattttttaatttctttttcttgttttcttttaatcattttttattcaatttgttttgatttaatcattttcttaatttctttttctcattgctCCGTGGCCCCATTGCCTCGCTCGCTTGTGCAACACGATGACGCACCTCGACTCCGCAGCCCCATCGCCTTgctcatttttaatttctttaaaaaaatgattaaaagaaaacaaattgaataatgaaaaaatgattaaaagaaaaaaataaaaataaaaatgaacgagCTAATGAATGAACAAACGAGCAAACGAACGAGCGAGGCGACGGGGCTGCGGagcaatgagaaaaagaaattaaaaaatgattaaaagaaaacaaattggatgataaaaaaaatgattaaaagagaacaagaaaaaagaaaaacgagcgAGCGAATGAACGAACTAACGAACGAGCGAGGCAACGGGACTGTGGAGTTGAGGCGTGTCATCGAGTGAACAAACGAGCAAGGCGATAGGGCCGCGGagcgatgagaaaaagaaattaaaaaaatgattaagagaaaacaagaaaaagaagaacgagcgaACGAACGAACAAACAAGTGAGCGAGGCGACGGGGTTGCGGAGTTGAGGCGCATCATCATGGTGCACGAGCAAggcgatgagaaaaagaaattaaaaaaatgattaaaagaaaacaaattgaataataaaaaaatgattaagagaaaacaagaaaaagaagaacgagcgagcgaacgaacaAACAAGCGAGTGAGACGACGCGGCCGTGGAGTCGAGGCGCATCATCATGGTGCACGAGCGAGCGAACGCACGAACGAAGCGACGGGGCCACAGagcgacgagaaaaagaaattaaaaaatgattaaatgaaaaaaaattgaataataacaaaatattaaaagaaaacaaaaaaaaaagaaattaaaaaatgattaaaataaaataataaaaaaattttaaaaaaatgttgctCGGCACTGAAGGTTCAGGCAGACCCGCAGGGGGAAATTTTCCGTTCTTTTATGACAAGGTTGCTCAAGAACGCAAGGGCAAATCGCacaaaccaccaccacctcctcctcctcctccaccttcaGTGACCCCCCGTGACACTACTGTACATGGCTTGCGGTCGGCGTCGGCGGACAGAAGATGGAAGTGCCGGGCTAGATATCGCGACTGGACCACGTCTTGAGAgtcctcacttcttcaagatcattctctCTGACACCCTTCAATCTGGGAAGCTCGTAAGTTCAACATTTTCGCAGtctgtttcttatgattcagcTCCAGTGTCTCGACAGTTTCTGTCTTGGTTTAGAACTGTCGCCCTCGTGCTGTGTACAACCAATCTGGAGATCTTTCTATGCGTTTGGCTTTGTATCAACATTTTGATTcttgcgaaaagaaagaaagaaccacAACCCCGAAGAAAAAagtgttcaattttgaattattctagatAAAAATCAGCGCTTTAACTTGGAATTGAGGATTGGTTGGCTAAGGATACTGTGGAGTGGAGAAAGGTGTTAGGTCTCCAGCTTGTCTCTCGTCAAATGAAGCAACTATAACTGGAAGTCACCCTTACTTGCCCGGTGACACCCTGCTTGTGTTCAAACCGATCTTTCATCGCCCTGTTGCAGAATCTAAAATTTGCCCAgtgctcttccttttttccctgcactttcgattttgatgaatttgagtcCTGGACCTATAAGCTATAACTTGAGTTTTCCTTAATAGGGGATTCCGAAAAAATTCTTAGGAAGATAtggaaaggatctctcaagCTTGGTGCTACTCAAGGTTCCGGGCAGTTTGACCTGGACTATAGGAGTAGAAAAGCGAAACAATGGCATTGTTTGGTTGTGGAAAGGGTGGCGAGAATTTATGCAGCATTACTCCATTGGTCATGGTCACCTCGtagttttcaaatatgaagGGAACTCCACTTTTCACGTGATGATATTCGATAAGAGTGCTTCGGAGATCGATTATTCGTCGAGTGGCATATCGAACCTCGGGAGTGGATTTATCTCGCCAAAGAGAGAGTATGTGGTAGAAGTTGAAGTTTCGGAGGATTGCGCTCCTCGTCAAAAAATGAGGGTCAAACCTCATTCACCATGTTCTCAGTCGAGTCCCTGCTCATCACAAGATCTCGAAGGTGTGTCTTGTCATTTTGtgagtcttgtttcttcttacaGAGCTCTCTCCTTTGCTAGTTCTTTTTTTAGTACTTGAGAACTTTTGATaagcttgtttatgttgacTGATAACATTATGATTTCCGTCATGCTTATCGTGGTTAAGTAGTTACAACTTCTTTGGTGAAGAGAAGCGAACTTTTCATTTGGTCAACTTATCTAAATCTGATTTCTATGATGGTAGTTTCTTCCATTCTGCGTTAAATATGTTCATGGTAAGTAAATCaactaatgaaaatttcaaattggcgtAATCTAagtatttcattgttttttaagAATAGATAGGGTCGGAGAGTCTAGAAGCAGAGCTAGCCATTCTAAGCCAGTTTTTGGTGGTTCTACAAGTTTGTGGCCTCTCTCTAGTTTTGAATTGGCTAGCAAATTTGACTCAGAGTATCCTTTTTTCAAGGTGGTGATCCGGCCATCTCACATTAAACATGATATAGAGGTAAGATCGAGAGTTAATTCATtactattttggcttttttcttaAGCTGATTGGATTTCTGCAGGAAACTACATAGCGTTTTCCTTGGATCTATTCGTTCGCATTTGTTTAAAAAGGCATAGATCCTCTACCCCTCATGCTAATTCTAAGAGCACAGAGTTTGACGTTCTGTCTTTTGTCCTGTTAAGACTATTTAAGAGTTACTAAAATTACCATATCTATCTAcattttgcttgcttgcttgaataagggaatgcttcctcagtctttttttttaaagcatggGTTGTTCAAACATGTGTCTGGGCAGAATGTTCCTCGTAGTTTCATCATGCAGCACATTCgacaaatcaagaaaattgCGACTCTCAGGCATTCAGACAGAACATGGCCGGTGAAGCTTAGTAGCTATCCTAGTGGGGCGATGTTCTCTTCTGGTTGGATGGCATTTGTGAGAGGAACTCGCTTGCATGTAGGAAATGTCTGCGTGTTCGAGCTAACTGATAGAGATGATATTGTGTTCAGAATCTACATTTTCAGCGGCGcaggtagaaacttgatttacattgtttGAAGTGAAACTTGTTCTATGCTAAAGATCTTCATCGTCAATTAAAGAACTATTCACACCAATAATGTCTCTTAAAAGTTCTCGCTTTAACTCCAGGCAGGAACAAACGGTCTAAATGCAGAGTGAACCATTCTGAGCTGGTATTTTGTGATCCTACTCCTCCGGAGGCCTCTCACTACTCCTGAATTAGCCAGTGAATTTGATTCGGAGCATCCTTTCTTCAAACTGGTGATACACCGGGGTCATTTTAAGAGAGTGGTACAATCTtgagcctaatccatcactgtCATATCTGAAGTTCAATTACGATCTCTATCTAATCTTGCCTCGGTTTTGTGCTGATTTGGTTTGTATTGGGAACCATATAACATGCTATTTTCTTTGGAGTGATCGTGGGGCATCCCAGTGGTGGAGTGACGTGGATTCAGGAAAAACAGAAGCAAAGGCTGTAATTAGGAGGTCAGGACTATCCATTCACTTGGATATCCTAGACAAGCTGCTCCATCACTTTCACGTGAAAGGATGGACGGTCACTTGAATCGAGTACTAACCTAAAGTGGCAATATATGGCAGTAATTCGTTCAAAATGCTTTGCATCGCGGGTTAAGACCGATGGCTTTCATGAGCCTCTTAAGACTAAAAGCGGGTCTGATTATGCCTATTCTTAATCCTAAATGGCTAAAGCTCCCGAAACTCACCAAAATGGccttatgtgtgtgtgtttttttttaaccaagagTGCATGCATACGTTATTGTCCTTCTTTCAGCATACATTGATCGTTCAAATGTTGACTCATGTGCAGCATGTTCCTCGTCGATTCGCCGAgcaacattttgaagaattcgaGGGAATGGTAACTCTTAGGTATTCAGATAGATCGTGGCCGGTGAAGCTCTTAAGATTAACGCACCAAACCCGAGTGTGCTTTTCTGCTGGTTGGGCTGCATTTGCCAGAGAAACTCATTTGCGTGTAGGAAATGCCTGcgtgtttgagctcattgatagggatgtTGTTGTGTTCAGAGTTTCCATCTTCGAAAATGGTGGTGAGGACGAGATTCACATTGATTGAGGTGATCATGAAATGTGTTACTCTAGGAAGTTCCCAGCATTGATATGAGTTCAGGATTCTTGACCATGTCTTCTTTATTCAGCAGTGGCGAATCAATCGAAGGAAGACTCTTGTCTGTTCgtgttttgttgttttctgGTGCTAGTTTCGATTCTGTACCGAAGACTCTTTTCCCGACATCCgcatttcatttgtttcacgaaaaatggatgatttgcaaattattttcttaaaattgatcacttggcataattagttaataaaaaatgatttcatttgacGATAACAGTTtttgtctaaacattttaacggataataaaaatattttttgtttattcatttttataagcgttataagcaatcattttactCTATTTGCTAAGCCATATTCAAATTTACATGAATGTACCGGTTCGGAAATTGAGAAATCAGAGCTGAGAAATTAAGAACTGATTTTTGAGTGTTAACACTCTTAAATGCTAAAATAGCAAGAATTTTCTGATTACGGGTGCCACGTGAGCACTTATCGGATTAATAGTAATTTGAAATGGCCACATTGGATTTTGGACTCCACTTATTTCGCCAAAAATGcgtcatttgaaaaaatatttttttgaaaatactcgcatgtatcacttaaaataattagtcaataagaaatattttcatcatcgataacaatttgatgctttaattttttattttttatttttgtgatggGGACTATCTGTGGGCTCAGAGTGGCCATGATCGCTGGAATTTCGAGCTACGAAGCTCACGGCGGCTGTGGGCGATGGAGTTCCGAGCCACGAAACTCGCCTTGGCTGTGGCCACTAAGCATGATGACCGAGCAGAGAAAGCAAGGAGACAGAGCTCTGTTTTTGTTCACTATTCTCTAGTGGGATGGCCAGAGCGTCAATCGAGCTTGTGAGCTTTTAGGTGATAATTCAAATCTGATGTGGCCACTCAGCATGATGACTGAGCAGAGAAAGCAAGCGCACGCAGCTCTTTTAGGTGAGTAGTGCCATATGGCCCGGCCGTCgtcgtccctctctctccttccttgcTTGTCCCCATCTCTGTTTGCTCGCGTGCTCTGCTCCGTCATCATGTGATCCGGGTGACCATGGCGATCGCGAGCAAGCTGACAGAGCTCTGTTTCGTGCTCACTACGATCGGGAGCATGGAGCGTGCGCGGCCCCCTAGAGGCTTAGAGCATGAGCGGCCGTGGccgcctctctccctctcttatgCTTGTTTGTTTAGGCGAAAGTGAGACATTTTTCGACAATATTTTCGAGAGAatggaaaatgacaaatttttcattgtttgactAAAACTtctaaatgaattaaaaatatttttcgccctTTGATATTgaaaatctaatttaattttctagggataaattttgaattatttattattttcttctctattttcttttttccctcttcctcggttggtcACTAGCCATGGCGGTAACTGGCCACAAGTGAGGGACAAGCATGCCCAAGTTCGGTGGCCTCATCCCTCATCCGTTGGCTCGTAAGCTACGGTCGCTCTTCATATTCGATCATACCATTTTTAGTGTCGTTCTCTCTCATCACAGCTCAGTTGTGAATCTCAAGCTGCGTCACGAGCTCACGGCttccaaatttgaattcttaGAGGTTTTTTCCTCCCGCTTTACAAACTTCGAGCTAAAAGCTTCTAAATTCGTCCTAATTTGAGCGGAATTGGTGGGTCATCGAGGCAGATTTGAGTACGGGGACGTGATTTTGGCTTTTGCAATCGGATTGTAAAATTTGAGTTGGAGATTGATGGGACAAGGCGGGGTTGCGGAGTCTTCTTGAAGAGGCAGCAATCGGACGTAGCCGTAGGGGCTGGGGCAGAGTAACATGGGGAAGAGAAGGGGAGTgggaatattttcctctttgaatgtgtttttttattgattgaaaatgtttttcttgactactttatttttgtgaattaaacgccaaaagttcaaaaaagattttcctaaaagttgtttttttgttaCATAAATGGACCTAGTTTTGTGTTTTTgcaattctttttctctttgtttgacccaaaaaaattatttttctctttttgtctcttagtttttctttcccttataATTTATGTTGTCTGATGTGGCAATACCATCACCTTGAATAAGTAATGGTGACTTGGACGACCATTATAGATTTGAGAATCAAGTGAAAGTTGAGGATATatttcgagataaaaaaaaaaattagagatagatttgagattataactaaagttttgaatttcttaGGGAATGAAGCCAGATCGAGGATGTGGCGTTTAATCCGATAAGATAACTCTACACGACACTTGGGCAAGTAATGATTTTCTGTAGAGAATTCCCGATTTATGGAAATAGAGTAATGGAGGCTATATTTGACTAAACAATAACTTCATGTGCCTCCTTACCGCGGACTGGATTgatgtttggaattttctgtTTGGAGTAAccaatttgtgccttttcaggGAATTAATATTATATGGTTTTATCATTTGGCGACAATAACATCATCAATCTCGGTAAGGTTCTTTTGTGAGAAGGTCGCCTCAAGAACAAAGGCAAATCGCACaaaccaccaccaaccacctcctcctcctccttcagtgaGCCCCGTGACACTACCGTACATGGCTTGCGGTAGCCAGCGGCCGAGGGAAAATGGGGGTGCCAAGCTAGATGTCGCGACTGGA includes these proteins:
- the LOC125315316 gene encoding B3 domain-containing transcription factor VRN1-like; this translates as MACGRRRRTEDGSAGLDIATGPRLESPHFFKIILSDTLQSGKLGIPKKFLGRYGKDLSSLVLLKVPGSLTWTIGVEKRNNGIVWLWKGWREFMQHYSIGHGHLVVFKYEGNSTFHVMIFDKSASEIDYSSSGISNLGSGFISPKREYVVEVEVSEDCAPRQKMRVKPHSPCSQSSPCSSQDLEDRVGESRSRASHSKPVFGGSTSLWPLSSFELASKFDSEYPFFKVVIRPSHIKHDIENVPRSFIMQHIRQIKKIATLRHSDRTWPVKLSSYPSGAMFSSGWMAFVRGTRLHVGNVCVFELTDRDDIVFRIYIFSGAGRNKRSKCRVNHSELHVPRRFAEQHFEEFEGMVTLRYSDRSWPVKLLRLTHQTRVCFSAGWAAFARETHLRVGNACVFELIDRDVVVFRVSIFENGGEDEIHID